In Cicer arietinum cultivar CDC Frontier isolate Library 1 chromosome 1, Cicar.CDCFrontier_v2.0, whole genome shotgun sequence, one DNA window encodes the following:
- the LOC101498974 gene encoding inactive beta-amylase 9: protein MDVSFIGSSQVKLGKTNFACRKLGFVIVKDNCRFSNGRVSFGENLRLKKSGITLKALHVEPIKEKKNKSNGSRTRSKLVDGVRLFVGLPLDTVSYDCNSINHIRAIGAGLKALKLLGVEGVELPIWWGIVEKEAMGEYNWSNYLAIAEMIQKVGLKLHVTLCFHASKKPNIPLPKWVSQIGESQPSIFFTDRSGQNYEECLSLAVDNLPVLNGKTPVQVYQSFCESFKSSFSSFMKSTITGISMGLGPDGELRYPSHHDIPSNSKTQGIGEFQCYDQNMLSSLKQHAESSGNPLWGLGGPHDVPTYDQSPYSNSFFKDGGSWESSYGDFFLSWYSSQLIKHGDCLLSLASSTFSDTGVSIFGKIPLMHSWYGTRSRPAELTAGFYNTAKRDGYEQVATMFAKNSCKIILPGMDLSDANQPNETRSSPELLLAQTMKAFRNHGVKVSGQNSSEFGSPGGFEQIKKNISGDNVLDLFTYQRMGAYFFSPEHFPSFTELVRSVNQPKLHFDDLPTEEEEGGGGETAVMSQESSVSMQAA from the exons ATGGATGTTTCGTTTATTGGAAGCTCTCAAGTGAAGTTGGGAAAGACCAATTTTGCTTGTAGAAAATTGGGGTTTGTTATTGTTAAAGATAATTGCAGATTTTCAAATGGTAGAGTTAGTTTTGGTGAGAATTTAAGGTTGAAGAAAAGTGGAATAACTTTGAAAGCTCTTCATGTTGAACCAATTAAGGAgaagaagaataagtctaatgGATCTAGAACAAGATCCAAActa GTAGATGGTGTAAGATTATTTGTAGGACTGCCCTTAGATACAGTTTCTTATGACTGCAATTCAATAAACCATATTAGAGCAATTGGAGCAGGTCTCAAAGCATTGAAGCTATTAGGAGTTGAAGGTGTTGAACTACCAATTTGGTGGGGAATTGTTGAGAAAGAAGCCATGGGAGAATATAATTGGTCAAACTATCTTGCTATTGCTGAGATGATTCAGAAAGTTGGTCTCAAGCTTCATGTTACCCTTTGCTTTCATGCTTCTAAGAAACCAAATATTCCTTTACCAAAATGGGTATCTCAGATCGGCGAATCGCAGCCGAGTATTTTCTTTACCGATCGGTCGGGACAGAATTACGAAGAATGTCTGTCGTTGGCGGTTGATAATCTTCCTGTTCTTAATGGAAAGACTCCGGTACAAGTGTACCAAAGTTTTTGTGAGAGTTTCAAGTCTTCATTCTCTTCATTCATGAAGTCCACAATTACG GGAATTTCCATGGGTTTAGGACCTGATGGCGAGCTTCGATATCCATCTCATCATGACATACCGAGTAACAGTAAAACTCAAGGAATAGGAGAATTCCAATGTTATGATCAAAACATGTTAAGTTCTCTCAAACAACATGCAGAATCATCTGGAAATCCTTTATGGGGACTCGGCGGTCCACACGATGTGCCTACGTATGACCAATCACCATACTCAAATAGCTTCTTCAAGGATGGTGGTTCTTGGGAGTCTTCATATGGTGACTTCTTCCTTTCATGGTATTCTTCTCAGCTCATAAAACATGGAGATTGTCTCCTTTCATTAGCATCTTCTACTTTTAGCGACACCGGAGTTTCAATATTCGGAAAAATCCCACTTATGCACTCATGGTATGGAACTCGCTCCCGTCCGGCCGAGCTAACAGCCGGGTTCTATAACACGGCCAAAAGAGACGGCTACGAACAAGTAGCAACGATGTTTGCGAAAAACTCATGCAAAATCATATTACCTGGAATGGATCTTTCGGATGCGAACCAACCCAACGAAACTCGTTCGAGTCCCGAGTTGCTACTTGCTCAAACCATGAAAGCTTTCAGAAATCATGGTGTGAAGGTTTCAGGTCAAAACTCATCGGAGTTCGGTTCTCCGGGAGGTTTTGAACAAATCAAGAAGAATATATCAGGTGACAATGTGCTTGACTTGTTCACATATCAAAGAATGGGAGCATATTTCTTTTCTCCAGAACATTTTCCTTCATTCACTGAGTTAGTTCGGAGTGTTAACCAACCGAAACTTCATTTTGACGATCTTCCGACCGAGGAGGAAGAAGGCGGCGGCGGCGAAACTGCGGTTATGAGCCAAGAATCAAGTGTGAGCATGCAAGCAGCCTAA